The Trichocoleus desertorum ATA4-8-CV12 genome contains a region encoding:
- the serS gene encoding serine--tRNA ligase: MLDLKQIRENPQAVQERLNRRSGNFDIQPILQLDQQQREIEKERSQLQARGNEIGKLVGQKVKAGSDPKGPEIQELREEGNQIKVKLSDLEPQEKELKAQIEALLLTLPNLPSDSTPVGQSEEENVEVRRWGDEYKPQNPGILPHWEIGEKLGILNTERSTKVAQSRFVTLIGAGAALERALIQFMLDRQTEAGYLEVIPPFLINSESLTATGQLPKFAEESFKCESDDLWLAPTAEVPVTNLYRDEILAAEQLPIHHCAYTPCFRREAGSYGRDTRGLIRLHQFNKVELVKLVHPSTSEQEHQALVQNAEAILQALKLPYRVIELCTGDLGFGAAKCYDLEVWLPSSGKYREISSCSNFLDFQARRGNIRFKEAGQKGTQLVHTLNGSGLAVGRTMAAVLENYQQPDGTVRLPEVLQPYLRREVL; encoded by the coding sequence GTGCTTGATCTGAAGCAGATCCGGGAAAATCCACAAGCAGTCCAAGAACGCCTGAACCGCCGATCAGGCAATTTTGACATTCAGCCGATTCTGCAATTGGATCAACAACAGCGGGAAATTGAGAAGGAGCGATCGCAACTTCAGGCCCGTGGCAACGAAATTGGTAAACTCGTCGGACAAAAAGTTAAGGCGGGTAGCGACCCCAAAGGCCCAGAAATTCAAGAATTGCGGGAAGAAGGCAACCAAATCAAGGTGAAGCTCAGCGATTTAGAGCCTCAGGAAAAAGAACTGAAAGCTCAGATTGAAGCGTTGCTGCTGACCCTACCCAACCTGCCCAGCGATTCTACCCCCGTGGGCCAGAGTGAAGAAGAAAACGTAGAAGTGCGGCGTTGGGGCGATGAGTACAAACCGCAAAACCCCGGTATTTTGCCCCACTGGGAAATCGGCGAAAAACTTGGAATTTTGAATACCGAGCGATCGACTAAAGTGGCTCAGAGCCGATTTGTGACCTTAATTGGTGCTGGAGCGGCATTGGAGCGGGCCTTGATTCAGTTCATGCTCGATCGCCAGACTGAGGCGGGTTATCTAGAGGTGATTCCGCCTTTCTTGATCAACAGCGAATCACTGACCGCTACAGGACAACTGCCCAAATTTGCTGAAGAGAGTTTCAAGTGCGAGTCAGATGATCTTTGGCTAGCACCCACAGCCGAAGTTCCCGTGACCAACCTCTACCGCGATGAAATTCTAGCGGCGGAGCAATTACCCATCCATCACTGTGCTTACACGCCTTGCTTTCGTCGGGAGGCAGGCAGCTATGGTCGGGACACGCGCGGCTTGATTCGTCTGCACCAATTTAACAAAGTGGAATTGGTCAAACTGGTGCATCCCAGCACCTCTGAGCAAGAACATCAAGCTCTGGTCCAAAATGCCGAGGCGATTTTGCAGGCTCTGAAGCTACCTTATCGAGTGATTGAGCTTTGCACTGGGGACTTAGGGTTTGGAGCCGCCAAGTGCTACGACCTAGAAGTCTGGTTGCCATCTTCGGGGAAATATCGCGAAATCTCTAGCTGTTCTAACTTCTTAGATTTTCAAGCTCGGCGGGGCAATATTCGCTTTAAGGAAGCAGGCCAAAAGGGCACCCAACTGGTTCATACCTTGAATGGTTCTGGCTTAGCGGTCGGACGGACGATGGCCGCAGTTCTAGAAAATTACCAGCAACCGGACGGTACAGTCCGTCTACCCGAAGTGTTACAACCCTACCTCCGACGAGAGGTTCTCTAA
- a CDS encoding glycoside hydrolase: protein MTYPLYVAFIWHQHQPLYKSRVAGQYRLPWVRLHGTKDYLDLVLLLERYPKLHQTVNLVPSLILQIEDYVAGQAFDPYLSVALLPTEQLTREQKEFIVGHFFDANHHTLIDPHPRYAELYGQRQERGEAWCLENWVLQDYSDLLAWHNLAWIDPLFWDDPEIEQWLKQGRNFTIGDRQRIYSKQREILSRIIPQHRKMQETGQLEVTISPYTHPILPLLADTNAGRVAIPNMKLPEQRFQWAEDIPRHLQKAWDLYLDRFGQTPRGLWPSEQSVSPEILPYVAKQGFNWLCSDEAVLGWTLKHFFHRDGLGNVHEPELLYRPYRLETPNGDLAIVFRDHRLSDLIGFTYGAMEPKRAAADLVGHLEAIARSLKKRQSSGSTALEKPWLVTIALDGENCWEFYQQDGKPFLEAFYQTLSQDQDIKLVTVSEFVEKFPPTETIPAAQLHSGSWVDGSFTTWIGDPAKNRAWDLLTEARQVLANHPEATEESNPAAWEALYAAEGSDWFWWFGEGHSSNQDAIFDQLFREHLCAIYQALNEPVPSHLYRPLEIHEAKGDHRPQGFIHPVIDGQGDEQDWDKAGRIEVGGARGTMHRSSAMQRLWYGVDHLNFYLRLDFQAGMQAGIGRSPELNLLWFYTNQTMHNSPAPIADLPDEAPLNYLFHDHLSVNLMTESLWFQQAGEHYQWHSRPSRAQVRIDKCLELAVPWADLPAKPDWSLRVVLVLSDGGRYHSYVPEEALIPFDVP, encoded by the coding sequence ATGACTTATCCTCTCTACGTCGCTTTCATCTGGCATCAGCATCAGCCGTTGTACAAGTCGCGAGTGGCGGGGCAGTACCGTCTACCTTGGGTGCGATTGCATGGTACGAAGGATTATCTGGATCTGGTGCTCCTGCTGGAGCGCTACCCCAAGCTGCATCAAACGGTCAATTTAGTACCGTCCTTAATCCTGCAAATCGAAGACTATGTGGCGGGACAGGCATTTGACCCTTATCTTTCCGTTGCTTTGTTGCCAACGGAGCAACTGACGCGGGAGCAAAAAGAATTTATTGTGGGGCATTTCTTCGATGCCAACCACCATACCTTGATCGATCCACATCCCCGTTATGCCGAGTTATACGGTCAGCGCCAAGAACGAGGGGAGGCATGGTGTTTAGAAAACTGGGTCTTGCAAGACTATAGTGACCTGCTAGCTTGGCACAATTTAGCTTGGATTGACCCCCTGTTTTGGGATGACCCAGAGATTGAGCAGTGGCTGAAGCAGGGCCGCAACTTTACCATTGGCGATCGCCAACGCATTTACTCCAAACAACGGGAAATTCTCAGCCGCATCATTCCGCAACACCGCAAAATGCAGGAGACAGGGCAGCTAGAGGTCACGATTTCGCCCTACACTCACCCGATTCTGCCTCTGCTGGCTGATACCAACGCTGGACGAGTGGCAATTCCCAATATGAAATTGCCAGAGCAGCGGTTCCAATGGGCCGAGGATATTCCCCGCCATTTACAGAAAGCTTGGGATTTGTACCTCGATCGCTTTGGACAAACTCCCCGTGGCCTCTGGCCCTCCGAGCAATCGGTGAGTCCAGAAATTTTGCCCTATGTTGCGAAGCAAGGGTTTAATTGGTTGTGCTCGGATGAAGCCGTCTTGGGTTGGACGCTGAAGCACTTCTTTCACCGCGATGGTCTGGGCAATGTCCATGAGCCAGAACTCTTGTACCGACCGTATCGCTTAGAGACTCCAAATGGTGACTTGGCGATCGTGTTTCGGGATCACCGCCTATCTGACTTGATCGGCTTTACTTACGGGGCGATGGAACCCAAGCGGGCCGCTGCTGATTTGGTGGGGCACTTGGAGGCGATCGCGCGATCGCTGAAGAAACGCCAATCGAGTGGCAGCACGGCTCTAGAGAAACCCTGGCTCGTCACCATCGCCTTGGACGGCGAAAACTGCTGGGAGTTTTACCAACAAGATGGTAAGCCCTTCTTAGAAGCTTTCTATCAAACCCTCAGCCAAGATCAAGATATTAAATTAGTTACAGTTTCTGAGTTTGTCGAGAAGTTTCCGCCGACGGAAACCATCCCAGCGGCTCAACTCCACAGCGGCTCTTGGGTAGACGGCAGCTTCACCACCTGGATTGGCGATCCCGCGAAAAACCGGGCTTGGGATCTGCTCACCGAAGCTCGCCAAGTGCTAGCCAACCACCCCGAAGCCACCGAGGAAAGCAATCCTGCCGCTTGGGAAGCGCTTTACGCCGCTGAAGGCTCCGATTGGTTTTGGTGGTTTGGTGAAGGCCATTCGTCCAACCAAGACGCCATTTTTGACCAACTCTTCCGCGAACACTTGTGCGCCATTTACCAGGCGTTAAACGAGCCAGTGCCGTCTCATTTGTACCGTCCGCTTGAGATTCATGAAGCGAAGGGAGACCACCGTCCCCAAGGCTTTATCCATCCTGTAATTGATGGGCAAGGGGATGAACAAGATTGGGATAAGGCGGGTCGGATTGAAGTGGGGGGAGCCAGAGGCACCATGCACCGTAGCAGTGCGATGCAGCGGCTTTGGTACGGGGTCGATCACTTAAATTTCTACCTGCGCCTAGACTTTCAAGCAGGAATGCAAGCTGGCATTGGGCGATCGCCAGAACTGAATTTACTTTGGTTCTATACCAACCAAACCATGCACAACAGCCCAGCGCCGATCGCGGATTTGCCCGATGAAGCACCCTTAAATTATTTGTTCCACGACCATCTCAGCGTTAATTTAATGACTGAATCCCTCTGGTTTCAGCAAGCCGGAGAGCATTACCAATGGCATTCCCGTCCTAGCCGTGCCCAAGTTAGGATCGACAAGTGCTTAGAGTTGGCAGTGCCTTGGGCCGACTTACCCGCCAAACCAGACTGGTCGCTGCGGGTAGTGTTGGTACTCTCGGATGGAGGCCGCTACCACAGTTACGTCCCAGAAGAAGCCTTGATTCCGTTCGACGTGCCTTAA
- a CDS encoding NifU family protein produces the protein MAETLALTSENVEKVLDELRPYLISDGGNVELVDIDGPVVKLRLQGACGSCPSSTMTLRMGIERRLREFIPEIADVEQVM, from the coding sequence ATGGCTGAAACTCTAGCGTTAACCTCAGAGAACGTGGAAAAAGTATTGGATGAACTGCGTCCCTACTTGATCTCGGATGGCGGCAACGTCGAACTTGTAGATATTGATGGGCCAGTAGTCAAGTTACGACTCCAAGGCGCTTGTGGCTCTTGCCCCAGTTCTACCATGACGCTTCGTATGGGCATTGAGCGACGCTTGCGAGAATTTATTCCAGAAATTGCTGACGTTGAACAAGTCATGTAA
- a CDS encoding GAF domain-containing protein: MTSSADSKFSLTELTELVPATDNPEYLQGLGSELVFTQTVTGEYLSFYWQEAEHFGLAPEQLVGHSLGEGFGPAALNPYLGRVRRVLDYLTPDRFTYPFRFGDQYLLFDLIVSPILTPSGIATTALVMGKRLSTSGRDQAVTVETDAPPYQAPNSDRYQKLLTQIAWNIRRTLDLETIWQQTVNGLGKALGVSRCIICPYEGGSPAVKVVAEFCQDSAPAMLGQTLKIAEEVHFKQALTLLEPILLEQSANTMHIFNGAYSGQEASHAGSCSTAQVLEGPKQSILMVATCYQDQPNGLICLYQCDRPRMWSEAEIDLVRELADQVGTAIAHATLFAASQALATQLQKVNEDLVQKHRELEEASQQAEEASRLKSEFLANTSHELRTPLNGMIGFLKLVMDDMVDDPEEQHEFIEEAYHCAIHLMQVINDILDIARIEAGKMQLELSPVNLNELLAAVENFSQRQIQAQQKNLNFEINLPPTYDQIILEGNYQRLLQVMLNLVGNAIKFTHEGGITISAEVVKKKITVQNNERPGMVKIRVADTGIGVSLDKQDKLFQSFSQVDGSRTRQYGGTGLGLAISQRLVEAMGGVVNFYSLGEGLGSTVTFDVPLFQEPIMSTTPLNESVDLLVERLP, from the coding sequence ATGACCTCTTCCGCCGACTCTAAATTTTCATTAACGGAACTAACAGAATTAGTACCTGCTACTGATAACCCTGAATACTTGCAGGGACTAGGGTCTGAGTTGGTATTTACCCAGACAGTTACCGGGGAATACCTTTCGTTTTATTGGCAGGAAGCTGAGCACTTTGGGCTTGCACCAGAGCAACTGGTAGGTCATAGCCTAGGAGAAGGGTTTGGGCCAGCAGCACTTAATCCCTATTTGGGGCGGGTGCGACGAGTTTTAGACTATTTAACCCCCGATCGCTTTACCTATCCCTTTCGTTTCGGCGATCAATACCTATTGTTCGACTTAATTGTGAGTCCTATCCTCACGCCCAGCGGCATCGCTACAACCGCTTTGGTGATGGGTAAACGACTCTCTACTTCTGGTCGGGATCAGGCAGTCACCGTCGAAACAGACGCACCCCCCTATCAAGCCCCTAATTCCGATCGCTATCAAAAATTACTCACCCAAATCGCCTGGAATATCCGGCGTACCCTTGACCTAGAAACAATTTGGCAGCAAACGGTTAATGGTTTAGGCAAAGCCTTAGGCGTGAGCCGCTGCATCATCTGTCCTTACGAAGGCGGCAGTCCTGCCGTGAAAGTGGTGGCAGAATTTTGCCAGGACTCCGCTCCCGCCATGCTAGGGCAGACGCTAAAAATTGCTGAGGAAGTCCACTTTAAGCAAGCGCTGACTCTGCTAGAGCCAATTCTGTTAGAGCAAAGCGCCAACACGATGCATATCTTCAATGGCGCTTATAGCGGTCAAGAGGCAAGTCACGCGGGTAGCTGTTCTACAGCACAAGTTCTAGAGGGGCCAAAGCAATCCATTTTAATGGTCGCTACCTGCTATCAAGACCAACCCAATGGTTTAATTTGCTTGTATCAGTGCGATCGCCCCCGGATGTGGAGTGAGGCTGAAATTGACCTAGTGCGAGAGCTGGCCGACCAAGTGGGAACCGCGATCGCCCATGCCACCCTATTTGCGGCCAGTCAAGCCTTAGCGACTCAACTCCAAAAAGTCAACGAAGATTTAGTTCAGAAACATCGTGAGCTAGAAGAAGCCAGCCAGCAAGCGGAAGAAGCCTCGCGTCTCAAGAGTGAGTTCTTGGCCAATACATCCCATGAACTCCGTACTCCGCTGAATGGCATGATTGGCTTCCTCAAGCTGGTGATGGATGACATGGTCGATGACCCAGAAGAACAGCACGAATTTATCGAAGAAGCTTATCACTGTGCTATTCATTTGATGCAAGTGATCAATGACATCCTCGACATTGCCAGAATCGAGGCTGGCAAGATGCAGCTAGAGTTAAGCCCTGTCAACCTCAACGAACTACTGGCCGCAGTTGAAAATTTTTCGCAAAGACAGATTCAAGCACAACAGAAGAACTTGAATTTTGAAATCAACCTACCCCCGACTTACGACCAAATCATTCTGGAAGGTAACTATCAGCGCTTGTTGCAAGTGATGCTGAACTTAGTGGGAAATGCGATTAAATTCACCCATGAAGGCGGAATTACCATCAGCGCTGAAGTGGTTAAGAAGAAAATTACGGTGCAAAATAATGAACGGCCCGGAATGGTCAAGATTCGGGTGGCCGACACAGGCATTGGGGTTTCTCTCGACAAACAAGACAAATTGTTCCAATCCTTTAGTCAGGTAGACGGTTCCCGCACCCGCCAATATGGGGGGACAGGTTTAGGGCTCGCCATTTCGCAGCGATTGGTCGAAGCAATGGGTGGAGTCGTCAACTTCTACAGCTTGGGGGAAGGATTAGGCTCAACGGTCACCTTTGATGTCCCTCTCTTCCAAGAACCGATTATGAGCACGACTCCTTTGAATGAGTCCGTAGATCTCCTGGTAGAGCGCTTACCCTAA